TTGGTCATTTCGTGTATTTTCATATTACGATTTACTACCATATAGAGCCACGGACAATCGAGAACTAGACAGACGTAGGCACCGCAAAAAAAATTGGGAGTCTGGGGCTTCAAAAAGACGTAAAGCAAAGGAAGCAATAACAAAATCAGAAGAAGAATGGGAAAGATTAAACAATTTGACCAGTTCTTCAATGTTCAACATCCACCAAGACAAATGTCAGGAAAGAGTAATGAGCTTACAGAACCTGATCAAGCAGCGGATATGGTTAACCAAGCCACTGATCCTGACAAGGAAAAGGCAGAAATAGTAATGGATCCATCTGGAGAAGATAAAGAAAGGGAGGCTGATAGTGACACACCTCTTTCGGAAGCTGAAGTTGAGGGGCCACCAGGGGTCAATGACATTGGAATCTGGTCATCCTTTTTTTCGGAGCAGATGCGTGAATACTGGCTGAAAAGGGGAGTATCAACAGTTAAGCACTGTGATGAAAGATTTTTCTCAACACATTCAAAGCAGCAAACTAGAAAGGATGGTAATCCAAGAATGTGTACACTTGGGCTCTTCCGCCATCAAAATCATAATGGGGAAGTCATAATAAGAAACTGGTTATGCTTCACTCCCTCACAGGGATATGTTTACTGTTTTACGTGCAGACTGATGAGCTTAGAAACAGAAAAATCTGAGTCTTCTCTGCTCTCATCCACTGGATTCTGTGATTGGAAACATTCACACGAACGTCTAAGAAATCATGAGTAGTCAGCAGGACGTATGAAGGCTACAGTTGCTTTCAATAGGAGGCTAAAAGCAATTGGACATGTGGATATAGAACTGATACAACAGGTTGAACACCTTGAACAGTATTGGAGATCGGTGTTGAAAcgaataattagtattattaactTCATTGTTGAGCGGGGCTTAGCATTTCAAGGAGAAAACGAGTTGGTTGGTTCACCTAGAAATGGAAACTTTCTAGGTATTCTTGAACTTATTGCCAAGTATGATGACTTTCTCGCTCAGCATATCAACTGAAGCTAATCGTGGAAAGGGTCACACAAACTATTTGTCATGTACAATATTGGAAGAGGTTATCAGCATAATGGGTGAACAACTCCACAGAGAAATTATTTCCAAAGTGAAGAAGTCAGAAAACTACTCAATCTCTTTGGACTCTACACCTGATGCAGCCCATGTTGATCAACTGACCCCTGTATTAAGGTACATGGAGAAAGATAGCCCTGTGGAACGCTTTGTAACCTTTATGGCAAACAACGGGCATGGTGCTGAAGATATGTTCAATGCTTTGATGGAATTTTTAAACACACATGACCTGGCCCTTGGAAACTGCCGTGAACAAAGCTATGACAATGCATCAGCAATGAGTGATAGGTACAATGGTCTTCAAGCCAAAGTGAGAGAGAAGAACAATCTTGCATCCTGGATTCATTGTACAGCACATTCTCTTAACCTGGTTGGTAAAAATGCTGTATAATGCTGCTCAAGTGTTGTATATTTCTTTGACTTCTTTGAAAAGCAGTTTGTCTTCTTTACAATTTCAACCCATCGGTATCAACTTCTGGATGAGGCATTAAAAAAAAGTGATTCATCATTGACCCTCAAACGTGTCACAACAATGCGCTGGTCCTGCAGAGCTGATGCAACTAGAGCTCTTAAGCATAATTATGAGCATATTAAGGAGGTACTTAAACATATTGTcgatgaaattgaagaaaaaagGTGCGTACGCTGTAAAGCAGAAGGACTGTTAACACAGATGAATCAGCTTGAAACAAGAATTTACACCACCTTCTGGAATGATATTCTGCAAAGAACAGATGCAACTAATAAAACTCTACAACACGCAAAACTTGATCTAAATACTGCTGTGGAATCACTGA
Above is a window of Palaemon carinicauda isolate YSFRI2023 chromosome 6, ASM3689809v2, whole genome shotgun sequence DNA encoding:
- the LOC137643076 gene encoding zinc finger MYM-type protein 1-like, with product MTFSLSISTEANRGKGHTNYLSCTILEEVISIMGEQLHREIISKVKKSENYSISLDSTPDAAHVDQLTPVLRYMEKDSPVERFVTFMANNGHGAEDMFNALMEFLNTHDLALGNCREQSYDNASAMSDRYNGLQAKVREKNNLASWIHCTAHSLNLVGKNAV